From Linepithema humile isolate Giens D197 chromosome 8, Lhum_UNIL_v1.0, whole genome shotgun sequence, one genomic window encodes:
- the Rab39 gene encoding ras-related protein Rab-39B has translation MVEPIFDYQFRLILIGDSTVGKSSLLKYFTDGKFAELSDPTVGVDFFARLIEVKDGTRIKLQLWDTAGQERFRSITKSYYRNSVGALLVYDVCNRASFEHIPQWMMEARRHIEPHRPVFALVGCKLDLVTNGGRREVSKEEARAFADEHGVHHIETSAKTGINVEEAFRTVTQEVYNRIQTGEYKVEDGWDGIKTGFARPGGLDFNLVEAEPAKTSCC, from the exons ATGGTAGAGCCTATCTTCGATTACCAGTTTCGACTGATACTGATTGGCGACAGTACGGTCGGGAAGAGTTCTCTCCTCAAGTATTTCACCGATGGCAAGTTCGCGGAG CTTTCAGATCCAACAGTTGGTGTAGACTTTTTTGCGAGGTTAATAGAAGTTAAAGATGGTACAaggataaaattacaattatggGATACAGCTGGTCAAGAAAGATTTAG gTCAATTACAAAATCTTACTACAGGAATTCTGTAGGAGCACTTCTTGTGTACGACGTTTGTAATAGAGCAAGCTTTGAGCATATACCTCAATGGATGATGGAAGCTCGCAGACATATTGAGCCGCATCGCCCCGTTTTTGCTTTGGTAGGCTGTAAGTTAGATTTAGTAACTAATGGCGGTAGACGGGAAGTCTCGAAAGAAGAAGCCAGAGCATTTGCTGATGAACATGGCGTACATCATATTGAGACCAGTGCAAAAACTGGTATAAATGTTGAAGAAGCGTTTCGAACGGTTACTCAAGAAGTTTATAACAGGATACAAACTGGTGAATACAAAGTAGAAGATGGTTGGGATGGCATCAAAACTGGATTTGCCAGGCCTGGTGGTTTAGATTTTAATCTAGTCGAGGCAGAACCAGCAAAGACTTCGTGTTGTTAA
- the LOC105673790 gene encoding uncharacterized protein gives MDPAVFPEEIWIKILLYCDVPDIIAFGSTCKYLRKTSDTDYLWKMKWLQLISKVHFKFPDIKCLQLLSVSFKAMCYRLHMVITLGENVPFPKCYHCSGYTCQRNCVEGSSAKVVIEIGNKYTWVITPYFGLRRHFSMFGIPKYNSKTHMEQVQTQNVPSSSTRLKSDTKSLAKRLKSLKLSELATTKIPRPSGPFCVFCNSVKLYREKRRLITHQNDPLSYTRPNPIYQKLINGYCTDTVEVLGIPNVDVVSPAEALLCEGTFPVLKTFIDHLFHQMRLTATLRKPNTVLMFCEPLAMHPTLRKQLLHYLFQEVKVARVCLVPKPLAACAMLDVETCVVVDSGALSTTVAVVIGGRVIPQRWRLLPVGGWHVAYHLKQAMHWQPKEYHQIPISYLDILAVKEKCRLSYNIKNEEKRLGPKAREHINLRVDSYADYKQFWRVSLGPELYIAPEMMYISLGLPEVIKDVTSGLPEDIMHDCLSHILLTGGNTDLSGFELRLTKDLREQLPEYSTILEVRSCPGTHSWNVAMGSTYVPLAVHPDKTPPEYIEGNPFWLSREEYVLFGCESLEHSNEGMIGDAL, from the exons ATGGATCCCGCGGTCTTCCCGGAGGAAATTTggattaagattttattatactgCGATGTACCTGACATTATTGCTTTTGGCAGCACCTGCAAATACTTGAGGAAAACATCCGATACTGATTATCTATG gAAAATGAAATGGCTGCAGTTGATTTCAAAGGTACATTTTAAATTCCCAGATATAAAATGTCTGCAATTGCTTAGTGTCAGCTTTAAAGCTATGTGCTATAGATTGCACATGGTAATAACGTTGGGAGAGAATGTACCTTTCCCAAAGTGTTACCACTGTAGTGGTTACACCTGTCAAAGAAATTGTGTAGAAGGTTCCAGTGCTAAGGTGGTAATTGAGATtggtaataaatatacatggGTTATTACACCATACTTTGGACTAAGAAGACATTTTTCAATGTTTGGCATTCCAAAGTACAACAGTAAAACTCATATGGAACAAGTGCAGACTCAAAATGTTCCAAGCAGCAGCACACGCTTAAAGTCTGATACAAAGTCATTAGCAAAAAGATTGAAATCGTTAAAATTGTCAGAATTGGCCACAACTAAAATTCCACGACCAAGCGGACCGTTTTGCGTTTTTTGCAATTCTGTGAAATTGTACAGGGAAAAGCGAAGGTTAATCACACATCAAAATGATCCATTGTCTTACACTAGACCAAATCCAATTTATCAGAAACTCATAAATGGATATTGCACCGATACAGTAGAAGTTCTCGGTATCCCAAATGTAGATGTTGTAAGTCCAGCAGAGGCATTGCTATGCGAGGGTACATTTCCAGTTCTCAAAACTTTTATCGATCACTTATTTCACCAAATGCGATTGACTGCGACACTGAGAAAGCCGAATACTGTGCTTATGTTTTGCGAACCATTGGCAATGCATCCCACATTGAGAAAACagttattacattatttattccaGGAAGTTAAAGTAGCGAG AGTATGTCTGGTGCCGAAACCTCTAGCAGCATGTGCCATGCTGGATGTGGAGACTTGCGTGGTAGTTGATAGCGGTGCTTTGTCCACAACGGTAGCTGTCGTAATCGGAGGACGGGTTATACCACAACGCTGGAGGCTGTTGCCTGTGGGTGGTTGGCACGTTGCTTATCACTTGAAGCAAGCTATGCACTGGCAACCAAAGGAGTATCATCAAATTCCTATATCCTACCTAGACATTTTGGCTGTTAAAGAAAAGTGCAGGCTgagttataatattaagaacGAAGAGAAACGTCTAGGACCGAAAGCAAGAGAGCACATCAATCTTCGAGTTGATAGCTACGCAGACTACAAACAATTTTGG agaGTCTCCTTAGGACCAGAATTATATATAGCCCCTGAAATGATGTACATCAGCCTTGGTTTGCCCGAAGTTATAAAAGATGTGACATCAGGATTACCGGAAGATATAATGCACGATTGTCTTTCCCACATTTTACTCACTGGTGGAAATACAGATCTTTCGGGTTTCGAATTAAGACTTACGAAGGATTTACGTGAGCAATTGCCAGAATATAGCACAATTTTAGAAGTGAGAAGCTGTCCTGGTACACATAGTTGGAATGTCGCAATGGGATCTACGTATGTGCCTTTAGCCGTGCATCCTG ATAAAACTCCCCCGGAATATATCGAAGGTAATCCGTTTTGGTTGTCACGAGAAGAATACGTATTGTTTGGATGTGAATCTCTGGAACACAGTAATGAAGGTATGATAGGTGATGCCTTATAA